In Microcoleus sp. FACHB-672, one DNA window encodes the following:
- a CDS encoding tetratricopeptide repeat protein encodes MKLRYWIIGCILLILSLKAIEFKPKSADFWYSRGVVLRYLNRNDEALTSYDKAIQLKPDYADAWYNRGIVLRKLKRYHEAVASYDQSIQLKPNEPDAWNNRGNALSDLNRYHEALASFDKAIEIKPDLAETWNNRGTVLRDLKRYEEVFASYDKAIELKPDYASPWYNRGNALQDLNRYEDAVASYDKAIQLKLDDAAAAWHNRGNALYLLGRNKQALESVEKALQINPNFKQAQKLRKTILQKLGRSK; translated from the coding sequence ATGAAGCTTCGATACTGGATCATTGGCTGCATTCTTTTGATTTTATCTCTAAAGGCAATTGAATTTAAGCCTAAGTCGGCTGATTTTTGGTATAGCAGAGGCGTAGTGTTAAGGTACTTAAACCGCAACGATGAGGCGCTTACTTCTTACGACAAGGCAATTCAATTGAAGCCTGACTATGCTGATGCTTGGTATAACCGAGGCATTGTGCTAAGGAAGTTGAAACGCTACCATGAGGCGGTTGCTTCTTATGACCAGTCAATTCAATTGAAGCCTAATGAGCCTGATGCTTGGAATAACCGAGGTAATGCGCTAAGCGATCTCAACCGCTACCATGAGGCCCTTGCTTCTTTCGACAAGGCAATTGAAATTAAGCCTGACTTGGCTGAAACTTGGAATAACCGAGGCACTGTGCTAAGGGACTTAAAACGCTACGAAGAGGTCTTTGCTTCTTATGACAAGGCAATTGAATTAAAGCCTGACTATGCTAGTCCTTGGTATAACCGAGGCAATGCGCTACAGGATTTGAACCGCTATGAGGATGCGGTTGCTTCTTATGACAAGGCAATTCAATTAAAGCTTGACGATGCTGCTGCTGCTTGGCATAACCGAGGCAATGCGTTATATTTGCTGGGACGAAATAAACAAGCACTTGAGTCTGTGGAGAAGGCACTGCAAATTAATCCGAATTTTAAACAAGCGCAGAAATTACGAAAAACGATTTTACAAAAGTTAGGGCGCTCAAAATAA
- a CDS encoding bifunctional 4-hydroxy-2-oxoglutarate aldolase/2-dehydro-3-deoxy-phosphogluconate aldolase, translating to MFDSPWLTLLQEHRAIAVVRSPQMELGFQLAKAVAAGGMRLIEITWNSDRAGTLITQLRAELPGCTIGTGTLLTLAQLKEAIAAGAQFLFTPHTEETMIHAAVAAGIPIVPGALSPTEIVRGWQAGADAVKVFPISVVGGAGYIKSLQAPLGNIPLIPTGGVTLENAREFIEAGAVAVGLAGDLFPKQWVEARDWEAIAQRADNLLQSLKSD from the coding sequence ATATTCGATTCTCCTTGGTTAACTTTGTTGCAAGAGCATCGCGCTATTGCGGTGGTTCGTTCCCCCCAAATGGAATTGGGTTTCCAGTTGGCTAAGGCGGTTGCCGCCGGCGGGATGCGTTTAATTGAAATAACTTGGAATAGCGATCGCGCCGGCACACTGATCACCCAATTGCGAGCTGAGTTGCCTGGATGTACGATCGGCACCGGCACCCTATTAACCCTCGCTCAGTTAAAAGAAGCGATCGCAGCCGGCGCTCAATTTTTATTCACTCCCCACACAGAAGAGACGATGATTCACGCAGCAGTTGCAGCCGGCATCCCGATTGTGCCGGGAGCACTTTCCCCCACAGAAATTGTCAGGGGTTGGCAAGCCGGTGCCGATGCGGTGAAAGTGTTTCCCATTTCAGTGGTGGGGGGTGCCGGCTATATTAAAAGCTTGCAAGCACCACTGGGCAACATTCCCCTGATTCCTACCGGCGGCGTCACCTTAGAGAATGCCAGGGAATTTATCGAAGCCGGTGCGGTGGCGGTGGGTTTAGCCGGCGATTTATTTCCCAAGCAATGGGTAGAGGCGCGAGATTGGGAGGCGATCGCACAACGAGCGGATAACCTTTTGCAAAGCTTAAAGAGCGACTAG
- a CDS encoding MBOAT family O-acyltransferase produces the protein MLFNSSVFIIFVTVTFFIYYIPQFQKIQVPVLIAASFIFYGWSSPALLILLLISILINGITSYKVANASQNRERFFWALSGVVANLSILALFKYGALLTNLSLKIFNASTTPEDGLISVLLHLPLPIGISFYTFEGISLVVDVFRHQNLVAAGTSLPTRSFVNTNLKNHLVNTSFFLAFFPQILSGPIVRANDFYDQVKPKFIQSIPWPIVFRSLVYGYFLKMVVADNLKDYTFWINYPYYQGLGTLTNLVLLFGYSMQIFADFAGYSLIAIGLGAAFGYTLPENFNFPYISRSLSEFWRRWHISLSTWLRDYLYIPLGGNRKGEVRTYINLMVVMTLGGLWHGAAWSYAVWGIFHGIGLALERFFFGRLKSIKKSEDELPAWKKFAIDSLQVLSVFCFVSLGWLLFKLPRFDQAMDFLVTLSRNIWIKPDFNHILPVFIFSLPVILYHLPHFPTLQTFQAQSLNPIKRRRWRLLEDVLMGIMLALLILNKGSANEFIYFQF, from the coding sequence ATGTTATTCAATAGCTCAGTTTTTATTATCTTTGTTACCGTTACTTTCTTTATTTATTATATTCCACAATTTCAGAAAATACAGGTTCCCGTTTTAATTGCTGCAAGCTTCATCTTTTATGGGTGGAGTTCGCCGGCACTTCTCATTTTACTTTTAATCTCGATCCTTATTAATGGCATTACTAGCTACAAAGTTGCTAACGCTTCTCAAAACCGGGAGCGTTTTTTTTGGGCATTGAGCGGAGTCGTTGCCAACTTATCAATTCTCGCTCTTTTTAAATATGGCGCATTACTCACCAATCTTTCCCTTAAAATCTTTAACGCATCCACTACGCCTGAAGACGGTTTAATCTCTGTCCTTTTACATTTACCTTTACCAATTGGGATTTCGTTTTATACATTTGAAGGAATTAGTTTGGTTGTTGACGTATTTCGTCATCAAAATTTGGTTGCAGCAGGAACCTCGCTGCCGACCCGTTCTTTTGTTAACACCAACCTGAAAAATCACTTAGTTAACACCTCATTCTTTCTGGCCTTCTTTCCGCAGATTTTATCTGGGCCAATTGTGAGGGCAAATGATTTTTATGACCAAGTCAAGCCTAAGTTTATTCAAAGTATCCCTTGGCCGATTGTTTTCCGTTCCTTGGTTTACGGATATTTCTTAAAAATGGTCGTTGCCGATAATTTAAAAGACTATACATTTTGGATTAACTATCCCTACTATCAAGGATTAGGAACATTAACAAATTTAGTCTTGCTGTTCGGCTACTCAATGCAAATTTTTGCAGATTTCGCCGGCTACTCTTTAATTGCAATCGGTTTAGGTGCCGCCTTTGGTTATACTCTGCCAGAAAACTTTAATTTTCCCTATATTTCTCGTTCCCTTTCTGAATTTTGGCGACGCTGGCACATCTCCTTATCAACTTGGTTGCGAGATTACTTATATATCCCTTTGGGAGGTAATAGAAAAGGGGAAGTTAGAACTTATATAAATTTGATGGTTGTGATGACTTTAGGCGGACTCTGGCACGGTGCAGCTTGGAGTTATGCAGTCTGGGGGATTTTTCATGGCATTGGCTTAGCGCTGGAAAGGTTCTTTTTTGGCAGACTGAAATCGATAAAAAAATCTGAAGATGAGTTGCCGGCTTGGAAAAAGTTTGCAATTGATTCACTTCAAGTTTTATCTGTTTTTTGTTTTGTTTCCTTAGGATGGCTTTTGTTTAAATTACCTCGATTTGACCAAGCTATGGACTTCTTGGTAACTTTGTCTCGAAATATCTGGATCAAGCCAGATTTCAATCATATCCTTCCAGTATTCATTTTTTCTCTGCCGGTTATCCTGTATCATTTACCTCACTTTCCTACCTTACAAACTTTTCAAGCTCAAAGCTTAAACCCAATAAAAAGGAGGCGTTGGCGTCTGCTAGAAGACGTGTTGATGGGGATTATGCTGGCACTTTTAATTTTGAATAAGGGGAGCGCTAATGAGTTTATCTACTTCCAATTCTAA
- a CDS encoding L,D-transpeptidase, giving the protein MNSTNNASWLRRSGTFWAGASLIVSTFCAWSAPFLAEPAFADAEHNKIANAILNLQESSQRWIEIDLAKQRLVAWEGDKSVYAIVISTGKDGTPTPTGAFAVQTKHRVARMQGDDYDVPDVPFTMYYFGGYAIHGAYWHNKFGTPVSHGCTNVAVNHAEWLFNWADVGTPVIVHK; this is encoded by the coding sequence ATGAATAGCACAAACAACGCTTCTTGGTTGCGTCGCTCTGGCACATTCTGGGCCGGTGCCTCGCTAATTGTTTCTACCTTTTGTGCTTGGTCAGCTCCTTTTTTAGCAGAGCCTGCCTTTGCAGATGCTGAGCATAATAAAATTGCAAACGCTATTTTAAATCTACAAGAATCCAGTCAGCGCTGGATTGAAATAGACTTAGCAAAGCAGCGATTAGTTGCCTGGGAAGGTGATAAAAGCGTCTACGCCATCGTCATTTCTACCGGCAAAGACGGAACCCCCACTCCTACGGGCGCGTTTGCCGTTCAAACCAAGCATCGTGTCGCCAGAATGCAAGGGGACGACTATGACGTTCCTGATGTGCCTTTCACTATGTATTATTTTGGCGGTTACGCAATTCACGGGGCGTACTGGCATAACAAATTTGGCACCCCTGTCAGTCATGGTTGCACCAACGTTGCCGTCAATCACGCGGAGTGGTTGTTTAACTGGGCAGATGTCGGAACGCCGGTGATTGTGCATAAATAA
- a CDS encoding YsnF/AvaK domain-containing protein — protein MVNQASDSRSQQPPTNARLKSMVEKLTTQLTNLAVRDNQGLLVGQIKNVDLAPSGQINLVVVDRTTQQSSRLFLLNSKLIQYIDYANKSVFINLTPNQIEQLPEYRTLQTPQVTPSDLPPRPIDRAPESSETAQLHMKTQSTNEYLMHESDSSPEVVAEHEIRLLEERLVIDRSRQKIGEVIVRKEVETRIVEVPVRREKLIIEQVGPEHKQLAEIDLGQGEVTGVELLDGAVSDAHPVIKGEFNSPEVASKILKAIADRPNHGCAKVRIEIVMEDAELLPTYQQWLTRYSDNA, from the coding sequence ATGGTAAATCAAGCTTCAGACAGCCGGTCTCAACAACCCCCAACCAATGCTCGACTTAAGAGTATGGTAGAAAAGCTGACAACTCAGTTAACGAATTTGGCTGTAAGAGACAATCAAGGACTATTGGTGGGGCAAATAAAAAATGTTGATCTCGCTCCCAGTGGCCAAATTAATTTAGTGGTTGTTGATCGCACGACTCAGCAAAGTTCTCGCTTGTTTCTGTTAAATAGCAAGCTTATCCAATATATTGATTATGCGAATAAATCAGTCTTTATAAACCTTACTCCCAATCAAATCGAACAACTACCTGAATATAGAACACTTCAGACACCACAAGTCACTCCTTCAGACCTTCCACCTAGACCCATTGATCGGGCACCAGAATCTTCTGAAACTGCACAACTTCACATGAAAACTCAAAGCACAAATGAATATTTAATGCATGAGTCTGACAGTTCACCAGAAGTTGTGGCAGAACACGAAATTCGCTTGCTAGAAGAGCGACTGGTTATTGATCGCAGCAGACAAAAAATTGGCGAAGTCATTGTTCGCAAAGAAGTTGAAACTCGGATAGTTGAGGTTCCCGTTCGACGTGAGAAACTCATTATTGAACAAGTTGGACCTGAACATAAACAACTCGCAGAAATTGATTTAGGGCAAGGAGAAGTGACCGGCGTCGAGTTGCTTGACGGCGCGGTTTCTGACGCTCACCCCGTTATAAAAGGTGAATTTAATTCTCCGGAAGTTGCCAGTAAAATTTTAAAAGCAATTGCCGACCGGCCTAATCACGGGTGCGCGAAAGTGCGAATAGAAATTGTGATGGAAGATGCAGAACTTCTGCCAACTTACCAGCAGTGGTTAACTCGCTATTCCGATAACGCTTAA
- a CDS encoding class I SAM-dependent methyltransferase: MEPEDKIKEQFDRAAGAYSTSPIFAKGHDLKLMVEAAKPAPDMTVLDVGCAAGHTAFAFAPHVQEVIGVDISQGMLAEASQQADARNITNVHFQEAIASSLPFADQQFDIVTCRYVAHHFPSLMPAITEIYRVLKAGGQFLVVDIISPEEPELAAFINQVELLRDPSHSRDWMISEWQAAGEEIGMPLNAIAQWDLPIDFADWTARQQTPPDAITQLETLLDSASPAVQSAFSIVKKPQRSFHLWSVLLQGTK, translated from the coding sequence ATGGAACCGGAAGACAAAATTAAAGAACAGTTTGATCGGGCTGCCGGCGCTTATAGCACCTCGCCAATTTTTGCTAAAGGACACGATCTCAAACTGATGGTAGAAGCCGCAAAACCGGCACCCGATATGACAGTTCTCGATGTCGGATGTGCAGCCGGCCACACTGCATTTGCCTTCGCACCGCACGTTCAAGAAGTTATCGGTGTCGATATTAGTCAGGGAATGCTTGCAGAAGCCTCCCAGCAAGCCGATGCGCGAAATATTACCAATGTGCATTTCCAAGAAGCGATCGCATCTTCACTTCCGTTTGCAGATCAGCAATTTGATATTGTTACCTGCCGGTATGTTGCCCATCACTTCCCTAGCTTAATGCCGGCAATCACTGAAATTTACCGAGTTCTCAAAGCTGGGGGACAGTTTCTGGTCGTAGACATTATTTCACCCGAAGAACCGGAACTCGCAGCCTTTATTAACCAAGTCGAATTATTACGAGATCCCTCTCACAGTCGTGACTGGATGATCTCCGAGTGGCAGGCAGCAGGAGAGGAGATCGGAATGCCATTAAATGCGATCGCACAATGGGACTTACCGATTGATTTTGCCGACTGGACAGCGCGGCAGCAGACGCCACCCGATGCGATCACCCAACTCGAAACACTTTTAGATAGCGCTTCGCCGGCAGTCCAGTCAGCTTTTTCAATTGTGAAAAAACCACAGCGTTCATTCCACCTTTGGTCAGTTCTTTTGCAAGGAACGAAATAA
- a CDS encoding Hsp70 family protein: MTIAIDFGTSNTVIARWNPATQQAETLKLPALSVQLAQNPPLIPSLVYVENAAHGEIVAGQAVRDKGLDLKNDPRFFRSFKRGIGTDIQGFLPELDGKTVTFEQVGEWFLSQIIDQMKTIWPDVGESLVLTVPVDSFEAYRHWLGKVCQKLPVEVVRMLDEPTAAALGYGLADRQLLLVVDFGGGTLDLSLVRLDAGGSAATSKKPLGFILKWGEKTLAESSAQKVKTARVLAKAGLNLGGTDIDNWLVDYFVANQGLTKAPLTTRLAERLKIQLSLQRQASEVYFDDETLESYELQLDRAGFEEILKEHEFFENLDEAMTQVLQQARRQGIEVSDIDAVLLVGGTVQIPSVQTWVQQYFEADKIRCEKPFEAIAIGALQLTQGIEIKDFLYHSYGIRYWNRRENCHSWHPLIQAGQSYPMSDSVELVLGASVENQPSIELIIGELAAQTGGTEVYFDGDRLVTRSLASGQTVVQPLNDKEGARSIAQLMPPGFPGSDRVRVQFQVDDRRFLKITVEDLLTNQTLLEDKPVVQLS; the protein is encoded by the coding sequence ATGACCATCGCTATTGATTTTGGCACGAGCAACACCGTCATCGCTCGCTGGAACCCAGCCACCCAGCAGGCAGAAACACTGAAACTGCCGGCCCTCTCAGTGCAGTTGGCACAGAATCCCCCCTTAATTCCAAGTTTGGTTTATGTTGAAAATGCCGCGCATGGTGAGATCGTTGCCGGTCAAGCAGTGCGCGACAAGGGACTTGACCTCAAAAACGATCCCCGCTTTTTCCGCAGCTTTAAGCGGGGAATTGGCACCGATATTCAAGGATTTCTCCCCGAACTCGATGGCAAAACCGTCACGTTTGAGCAGGTAGGGGAGTGGTTTTTAAGCCAAATTATCGACCAAATGAAAACAATTTGGCCAGATGTGGGCGAATCTCTGGTGTTAACCGTGCCGGTGGACAGCTTTGAAGCTTATCGCCACTGGCTAGGTAAAGTTTGTCAAAAGCTGCCGGTGGAGGTGGTGCGGATGCTAGATGAACCCACCGCCGCCGCTTTAGGCTATGGGCTGGCAGACAGGCAGCTTTTGCTGGTGGTAGACTTCGGTGGCGGAACCTTGGATCTGTCCCTGGTGCGCTTAGATGCCGGTGGTAGTGCAGCAACCAGCAAAAAACCGCTTGGTTTCATTCTCAAATGGGGTGAAAAAACCCTAGCTGAATCTTCCGCACAGAAGGTAAAAACTGCTCGTGTTTTGGCAAAAGCCGGCCTAAATTTAGGCGGAACTGATATTGACAACTGGCTCGTTGATTACTTCGTCGCCAATCAAGGTCTAACGAAAGCTCCCTTAACCACTCGCTTAGCTGAACGGTTAAAAATTCAACTTTCTTTACAGCGGCAGGCGAGTGAAGTTTATTTCGATGATGAAACCTTAGAAAGTTACGAATTGCAACTAGATCGCGCTGGATTTGAAGAAATTCTTAAAGAACACGAGTTTTTTGAAAATCTCGATGAAGCGATGACTCAAGTTTTGCAACAAGCGCGACGTCAAGGCATTGAAGTTTCAGATATTGATGCAGTTTTATTAGTCGGCGGCACTGTTCAAATTCCCTCGGTTCAAACTTGGGTGCAGCAGTATTTTGAGGCTGATAAAATTCGTTGTGAAAAACCATTTGAAGCAATCGCAATCGGCGCTTTGCAACTCACACAGGGTATAGAAATCAAAGATTTTCTCTATCACAGTTACGGCATTCGCTACTGGAACCGGCGCGAAAACTGCCACAGTTGGCATCCGTTAATTCAAGCCGGCCAGTCTTACCCTATGAGCGACTCGGTAGAATTAGTTTTAGGTGCTTCTGTTGAAAACCAACCCAGCATTGAATTAATTATTGGGGAGTTAGCCGCACAAACCGGCGGCACGGAAGTGTATTTCGACGGGGATCGTTTAGTTACGCGCAGTTTAGCAAGCGGTCAAACTGTAGTGCAACCCCTCAACGATAAAGAAGGCGCACGCAGTATCGCTCAATTGATGCCTCCCGGCTTTCCAGGCAGCGATCGCGTCCGAGTTCAATTCCAAGTAGATGATCGGCGCTTCCTTAAAATTACGGTGGAAGACTTGCTGACCAATCAAACTTTATTGGAAGATAAGCCGGTTGTCCAATTAAGTTAA
- a CDS encoding PRC-barrel domain-containing protein, whose product MALVKLEDFYPNYRQKVLGGKDIQTFDVYAGQTDEKIGTVFDDVVDLTGRFRYLVIDTSNWGIQKKVLIPIGCCRLDNRTRRVYALGILNKKHIKELPEYADGVTVDYNYEEYPNQVTLPLENPPKSQGNQPTLPPEKIDRPPSVTQSAGTSNVSPLRRTPDYQ is encoded by the coding sequence ATGGCTCTGGTCAAACTGGAAGACTTTTATCCCAACTATCGCCAAAAAGTTTTAGGCGGCAAAGATATTCAAACCTTTGATGTATATGCGGGTCAGACGGATGAAAAAATCGGCACCGTTTTCGATGATGTCGTCGATCTAACAGGCCGGTTCCGCTATCTGGTAATTGATACAAGCAATTGGGGGATTCAGAAAAAAGTTTTGATACCCATTGGCTGCTGCCGGCTCGACAATCGCACACGACGCGTTTATGCCCTAGGTATTCTTAACAAAAAGCACATAAAAGAATTACCAGAGTATGCGGATGGGGTAACCGTTGATTACAATTATGAAGAGTACCCAAATCAAGTCACACTCCCTCTAGAGAATCCCCCCAAATCTCAGGGCAATCAACCCACTCTTCCTCCCGAAAAAATAGATCGGCCTCCCTCTGTAACTCAATCAGCCGGAACATCAAACGTTTCACCTCTACGAAGAACGCCTGATTACCAATAA
- a CDS encoding DUF2382 domain-containing protein, producing MALVKLEDFYPNYRDEIFGGDDIKGLDVYAGTSEEKIGTVHDALVDESGRFRYLVLDTGFWVFGKKVLLPIGSCRIDYDARRVYATNLLNKEQAERLPAYDELQPIDYDHEEQVRDVYRAPATTAGATAVQPTANTADRDTYTYDREPTLYNMNERDHSTLRLYEERLIANKTRQKTGEVTVGKRIETETARASVPIEKERVVIERTSGTSGTPVAPGDANFQAGEVARLEVYEETPDIHKEAFVREEVGVRKEIARETIDAEETLRREELDVHTEGRPIVDTRPEDSTNRRI from the coding sequence ATGGCTCTTGTAAAACTAGAAGATTTTTACCCCAATTACAGAGACGAGATTTTTGGCGGCGATGATATTAAAGGTTTAGATGTCTACGCCGGCACCTCTGAAGAAAAGATTGGCACCGTCCATGATGCGTTAGTAGATGAGTCAGGACGCTTCCGCTATTTAGTTCTCGATACAGGTTTCTGGGTGTTTGGCAAGAAAGTGTTGCTACCTATCGGTTCTTGCCGCATTGATTATGATGCACGGCGAGTTTACGCCACCAATCTGCTGAACAAAGAACAAGCAGAAAGACTACCTGCTTACGACGAATTACAACCCATTGATTACGATCACGAAGAGCAAGTCAGAGACGTTTATCGCGCCCCCGCCACAACTGCCGGTGCGACTGCCGTTCAACCGACTGCCAACACCGCTGATCGCGACACCTATACCTATGATCGCGAACCGACTCTCTACAACATGAACGAGCGCGATCATTCAACCTTAAGACTCTACGAAGAACGCCTGATCGCCAACAAAACTCGTCAAAAAACTGGTGAAGTTACAGTTGGCAAGCGCATTGAAACCGAAACAGCACGCGCTTCTGTACCCATCGAAAAAGAGCGTGTGGTGATTGAGCGGACATCAGGGACAAGCGGCACTCCTGTTGCTCCTGGCGACGCTAACTTCCAAGCTGGAGAAGTCGCACGCTTGGAAGTTTACGAAGAAACACCAGACATTCACAAAGAAGCCTTTGTGCGGGAAGAAGTCGGTGTTCGTAAGGAAATTGCGCGTGAAACCATTGATGCTGAAGAAACCTTACGTCGTGAAGAGTTAGATGTTCACACGGAAGGCCGTCCGATAGTGGACACACGACCTGAAGATTCCACCAATCGCCGCATTTAA